The genomic region TGGGTGCGCTTCCTGTGCACCACCAATGAAAAGTCCACGCACCTGAGCGCTGAGGCCATCAAGCGCGGTGTGTACCAGGTGCTGGTGTTGGAAGCCGGGTTTATCACCCCTAAGGCCAAGGACGCGGTGGATGCTCTGTTCAAAGAGTTTTACGTGCCGTTGAATCAGGCGCTGGAAGAAGTGAAGTAGGATGTTTCCCGAACGCTAACCTAGCCACAGGAGTCAGTCATGCCGCTTGCTCAACTGATCAGCCCCCAGCAACTGGCCGAGCGCCAGCAGTCCGGCGGGCTGGTGATCCTCGATTGCCGCTTTGCCCTGGAAGACCCGGATTACGGCCTGTGCAGCTACGCCGAAGGGCATATCGAAGGGGCGCAGTATGCCGATCTGGAACGCCACCTCAGCGGGCCGGTAACCAAGGGCGTGACCGGCCGTCATCCGCTGCCGGCGCCGGATGCGTTTATCCGGCAACTGCGGGCTTGGGGCGTCAACGCTGACAGCGATATCGTTTTGTATGACGACGGCCCCGGTGCCTATGCCGCCCGCGCCTGGTGGCTGCTGGCCTGGCTGGGCAAGCGCGACGGGGTGTTTATCCTCGATGGTGGCCTGAAAGCCTGGCACGCGGCGGGCTTCCCCCTGAGCCTGGATGCCCCGGTGATCGAGCCCGGTACCTTCAGCGGCTCGCCGGACAACCACCTGCAACTGGATGCCGAACACCTGCAAAAACGCCTCGGCCAACCCGGCCTGACCCTGATCGACGCCCGCGCCCAGCCGCGCTTTCGCGGTGAAGTGGAGCCGATCGATCCGGTTGCCGGGCATATTCCCGGTGCGCAGTGTGCGGCGTTCAATGAAAACCTGGGCAGCGACGGCCGTTTCCTGCCGGCGGACCAGCTCAAGCAACGTTTCGCCGCCAAGCTGCAAGATCGCTCGCCGGATGACCTGGTGGCTTACTGCGGTTCGGGCGTGACTGCCTGCCACAACCTGTTTGCGTTGTGTCTGGCGGGTTACCCGTTGGGCAAGTTGTACGCGGGGTCGTGGAGCGAGTGGATCACTGATCCAAAGCGGGAAGTTGCGACAGGCGACTGAGGTCTGCCTGACCCGGTCTGATCCAAAGTGTGGGAGCGGGCTTGCTCGCGAAGGCGGTGTGTCAGTCGCAGATATATTGGCTGATACACCGCCTTCGCGAGCAAGCCCGCTCCCACATTTTTATCGGCGTTGTGTCAGTAGCCACTCTGGGATTCGTCGTTCCAGGTAGTAAGTTGGCTGTTTCAGCGAGCCATCGACAAACCCGACATGCCCGCCCTTGGTCAGCAGTTCGAACTCGGTGCAGTCCGACAGCTCGCTGGCCTCGGGCAGGCTGTGGGTGAACACGAATGGGTCGTCTGCGGCCTGGATGATCAGGGTGGGTGTGCGAATCGCTCCGAGGTAATAGCGGCTTGAGGCCCGGCGGTAATAGTCCTCGGCGCTGAGGAACCCGTGCAGCGGCGCGGTGACGCGGCCGTCAAAGTCCCAGAACGTGCGCATCTTCTCCAGCGAGCCCAAGTCGGCCAGGGTTTTCAGGCCAGCCTCGTGGCCATCCTTTAGAAAACGGCTTTGTTTGACACGGATATAGGCCAGCATTTCGCGCATGAAATGCTTTTGATACACCCGCGAAAACCCCAGCCCGATGCGATCAGCGCACTGATCCAGGCGAAACGGCACCGACACGGCGGCCGCGCCTTGCAGCCCGGAGGCTTCACCGGTTTCACCCAAGTGCTTGAGCAGCACATTGCCGCCCAACGAATAACCCACCGCATACAGCGGCGCCAACGGGCGCTTGGCCCGCAAGTGAGCGATGGTTTCGGCCAGGTCTTCACTGGCGCCGGAATGGTAGCTGCGGGCGAGCAGGTTGGGCTCGCCGGAACAGCCACGCCAGTTGAGCGCCACGCTGGCCCAGCCTTGAGCCGCCAGGGCTTTTTGCAGGCCGGCTACATAGGGCGAGTTGGACGAGCCGGTCAGCCCGTGCAGTACCAGCACCAACGGGGTGGTTGCGTCATGGGGTCCGTGCCAGTCGAGGTCGAGGAAGTCCCCGTCTGCGAGCCACAGCCGTTCGCGCTGGCGTTCGATGTGGGTGGTTTTGCGCCACAGCGGTCCCCACAGCGTTTGCAGGTGCGGGTTGCCGAGGCCGAAGGCGGGGGTGAAGCGGTCGGACGTTTTTGACACGATGGTTCTCGCGGCAGGTGGCAGAGCGGATAAGCAACCTGTGGCGAGGGAGCTTGCTGTGGCGAGGGAGCAAGCTCCCTCGCCACAGGGGTTAGCTTTGTGTCGTGCGTTGCCACAATGCGTAATACACCCGGCCGGATTTCTGCTCGCGGTGCAGGCGCCAGGTGCCCGGCAGGCCGAGCGTGGACGGTGCGGTTTCGCTTTCAGTGTAGATCCAGGCATCCGGAGCCAACCACTGGCGCTCTTCCAGCAACGCGCAAACGGTCGGCAGCAGGTTCTGGTTAAACGGCGGATCGAGGAACACCACGTCAAACTCACGGGCTTCCTGGGTTTCCAGGTAACGCAGCGCATCAGCCGTCTGCACTTGCCCCGTGGTGCAACGCAGGGTGCCCAGGTGTTCCTTGAGGCTGGCAACCGCCACGTTGCTGGCATCCAGCGCCTGGCCCAGTGCAGCGCCACGGGACAGGCTTTCGAGGAATAACGCGCCGCTGCCCGCGAACGGGTCCAGCACCTTGGCCCCGGCGATATACGGCGCTAGCCAGTTGAACAGGGTTTCACGCACGCGGTCGGGCGTCGGGCGCAGGCCCACGACGTCGGGGAAGCTCAGCTTACGGCTGCCCCATTCTCCACCGATGATGCGCAGTTGGCCCACACCGTTGTGAACGTTGTGGACGGGTTTTTTGGGACGGGATGGACGGGCCATTAATGCTCCGGAACCCCGAGCGGCTGCTCGGCGGGTTTATCTGTGGGGGGCGGTAGTGGCTTTTGCGCAATCGTTGGGCCGGCGGTCACGATGACCAGCTTGTCGGCACTCAAATGTTTGTTCAAAGCAGCTTTGACCTGGTCAACGGTCAGCGCCTGGGATTGTTTCATGAAATCTTCCAGGTAGCTCAGCGGCAAGTTGTAGAAACCCATGGCGCCCAGTTGCCCGACGATATCGGCGTTGCTCGCGGTGGACAGCGGGAAGCTGCCGGCCAGTTCGCGCTTGGCGTCATCAAGTTCTTTTTGGGTGGGGCCGGTCTTCAGGTAGTCGGCCAGCACGTCCTGCACCAGTTTCAAGGTGCCAGCGCTCATTTCGGCGCGGGTTTGCAGGTTGATCATGAACGGGCCGCGTACCTGCATCGGCGAAAAGCCAGAGTATACGCCGTAGGTCAGGCCACGTTTCTCGCGTACTTCGCTCATCAAGCGGGTGCCGAAGCCGCCGCCGCCGAGGATCTGGTTGCCCAGGGACAGCGCGGCATAGTCCGGGTCGGCACGGTCGATGCCCAGTTGCGCCAGCAGCAGGGTTGTCTGCTTGGACGGGAACTCGATATGTGTGGTGCCAGCCTTCGGCTCCGCCGGTTGGGCGATCTTCGCCAGCGCGGGGCCTTTAGGCAGTGAAGCGGAGACCTTGGCAGTCATGGCTTCGGCTTCGGCGCGGGTCAGATCGCCGACTACAGAAATCACCGCGTTGCCGGCGGCGTAGGCCTTGGCGTGGAAGTCCTTCAACTGCGCGAGGGTGATCTTCGGCACGCTCTCGGCGTTGCCTTCGCTCGGATGGGCGTAAGGGTGGTCGCCATAGAGCTGCTTGAACAGCTCGATGCTCGCCAGTTTGCCGGGGTTTTGCTTCTGGTATTCAAAGCCGGCCAGCAGCTGGTTCTTGATCCGCGCCAGGGAGTCGGCGGGGAAGGTCGGCTTGCCGATCACGTCGTCAAACAGCGACAGGGCAGCGTCACGTTTGTCGCTGGCGCTCAGGCTGCGCAGGGAAACCAGCGCCATGTCGCGGTAGGCACCATTGCTGAAGTCGGCACCCAAGCCGTCGAAACCGGCGGCAATCTGGCTGACGTCTTTGCCTGGCACGCCTTCGTTGAGCATTGCGTTGGTCAACAGCGCCAGGCCCGGTGTGTTGCCGTCCTGGCTGCTGCCGGCGGCGAACAGGATGCGCATGTCGAACATCGGCAGTTCATGGGCTTCGACGAACAGCACCTTGGCGCCTTCGGCGGTGGTCCAGGTTTGCACGTCGAGCTTGCGGTTGGTCGGTGCCTTGTCGTCCAGCTCGGCCAGGGATTGCAGCTTGTTGGCGGACTTGGCCTGCTCCAGCGCCTGGCTGGCGACGGATTCGCTCGGGCGCAGGAAATACACCGCGCACGCCGCAGCCAACGTGACCACGATCAAACCGGGCAGCACCAGACGGTTGTTTTTACGTTCACTCATGAGCGGTCTCCTCAGGCAAAACATGGGCGACGCTGAGACGTTCGCGGGTGAAATAAGTGCGTGCAGCTTTCTGGATATCTTCGGCGGTTACGCTTTGCAGCTCGGCAAGCTCGGTGTCCATGAGTTTCCAGGACAGGCCGACGGTCTCCAGGGAGCCGATGGCAGTGGCTTGGCTGGTGATCGAGTCGCGTTGGTAAACCACCCCGGCGATGACTTGGGCGCGGATACGCTCCAGTTCTTCTGCGCTCGGTGGCTTGGCCTTCAGTTCATCCAGCAGGCGCCACAGGCCGGCTTCAGCCTGGGCCACGGTCTTTTTCTTCTGCAGGTTCGGGGTGGCGGTCAAGGTGAACAGGCTGTCACCGCGGGTGTAGGCGTCGTAGCTCGACGCACCGCCGGACACCAGCTCTTCGCCGCGCTCCAGTTGCGTCGAGATGCGCGCGCTGTAGCCGCCGTCCAGCAGGGCCGAGATCAGGCGCAAGGCGTTGACCGAACGCTTGTCTTCAGCGGTGGCGAGGCTGGGCACGTTGAAACCAAGGATCACGCTGGGCAGTTTGGTCTGTACGTGCATTGTCAGCAGGCGTTCGCCGGGCTCGGCCAGTTCCAGTGGGATTTTCGCCGGTGGCACGTCGCGCTTGGGGATCGGGCCGAAGTAGCGTTGGGCCAGGGTCTTGACCTCATCCGGGGTCACGTCGCCCACCACTACCAGGGTGGCGTTGTTCGGCACGTACCAGGATTGGTACCAGTGGCGCAGCTCTTCAACCTTCATGCGGTCCAGGTCGGCCATCCAGCCGATGGTCGGCGTGTGGTAGCCGCTGGCCGGGTAGGCCATGGCCTTGAAGCGCTCGTAGGCCTTGGACATCGGGTTGTCGTCGGTGCGCATCCGGCGCTCTTCCTTGATCACCTCGATCTCGCGGCTGAACTCGTCGGCCGGCAGACGCAGGCTGGCCATGCGGTCGGCTTCCAGTTCGAAGGCAACGCCCAGGCGGTCACGGGCCAGCACCTGGTAGTAAGCGGTGTAGTCGTCACTGGTGAAGGCGTTTTCTTCGGCGCCCAGGTCACGCAGGATCAACGAGGCTTCGCCGGGGCCGACCTTGGCGCTGCCCTTGAACATCATGTGCTCCAGGGCGTGGGACAAACCGGTCTGGCCCGGGGTTTCATAGCTGGAGCCAACCTTGTACCAGACCTGGGAAACCACCACCGGGGCGCGATGGTCCTCGCGCACGACGACCTTGAGGCCGTTGTCGAGGGTGAATTCGTGGGTGGGTTGTGGGTCGGCAGCCAAAGCTGAAAGGGGCAGACAAACTGTGCTGAGCAGCAGGCCTGCGGCGCGGCGGGCTAGAGCATTCATTCGTTTTTAAACCTGTTGAGCTGCCCGCTTGGTCTTAGCGTAGGCGGGCGAGGAGGTGCTAGGATACTGATCCGACCTAGGGACGGCCACTACGGCTGTCTTGTTGAGGCCCTATTTAGGCCTTACAAAATGTTGCGCATGAACGAGCTGGCTAAAAAACAGTCTGTTACGCATCGAATTTTATTTACCGACGTGCCCCTCGGCGCGTCGCTACCTTGAGATAGCCGTCTCCATGTTTGGTTCCAACGACGACAAGAAGACCCCAGCTGCGGCTGGCGAGAAAAAAGGCCTGTTCGGATGGCTGCGCAAAAAGCCGCAGGAAACCGTCGTCGAACAGCCACAGGTTCAAGCAGAACCGATCCCTGAATCCCCAGTAGAAGCCGAACCGGTTGCCGAAACCCCGGCCCCGGTGGTGTTGCCGATGGCCGAGCCGGTGTTGCAGCCGGTGATTGAGGCAGAGCCTGAGCCAGAAGCCGAGCCTGAGCACAAACCGTGGCTGGTGTTGCCGGTGGCGGAAGAGCCCGTGGCACTGGTTGAAGACGAGCAGGCCGGGCATGTGACGCCGCCGATTCCGGCCCTCGTGGAGCCTGCGCCGGTTGTGGTCGAAGCGCCGCCAGTGATTGAGGTGCCTGCACCGGTTGTCGCCGAGCCTGCTCCGGTCGCAGTCGCCGCGCCAGCCATCATCGAAGAGCCTGCTGCTCCTGCCGAAACCAGCAAGACCGGCTTCTTTGCCCGCCTCAAGCAAGGCCTGAGCAAGACCAGCGCCAGCATCGGCGAAGGCATGGCCAGCCTGTTCCTCGGCAAAAAGACCATCGATGACGAGCTGCTGGAAGACATCGAAACCCGTCTGCTGACGGCCGACGTGGGCGTCGAAGCCACCGCCGTGATCATCCAGAGCCTGACCCAGAAGGTTGCGCGCAAGCAGTTGACCGACGCCGATGCACTCTACAAGTCGCTGCAGGCTGAGCTGGCGGCCATGCTCAAGCCGGTGGAAGCACCGCTGGTCATTGATACGCAGAAAAAACCGTTTGTGATTCTGGTGGTCGGCGTCAACGGCGCCGGCAAGACCACCACCATCGGCAAGCTGGCCAAGAAGCTTCAGCTGGAAGGCAAGAAGGTCATGCTGGCCGCCGGTGACACGTTCCGTGCTGCTGCCGTGGAGCAGTTGCAGGTCTGGGGCGAGCGCAACAAGATCCCGGTCATCGCCCAGCACACCGGCGCCGACTCGGCCTCGGTGATCTTCGATGCGGTGCAGGCTGCCAAGGCCCGCAACATTGACGTGCTGATCGCCGATACCGCCGGTCGCCTGCACACCAAAGACAACCTGATGGAAGAATTGAAGAAAGTTCGCCGCGTGATCGGCAAGCTCGATGCCGACGCGCCCCACGAGGTGTTGCTGGTGCTGGACGCCGGTACCGGCCAGAACGCCATCAGCCAGGCCAAACAATTCCACCAGACGGTCCAACTGACCGGCCTGGCATTGACTAAGCTCGACGGCACGGCCAAAGGCGGCGTGATCTTCGCCCTGGCCAAGCAGTTCGGGTTGCCGATTCGTTATATCGGCGTCGGTGAAGGCATCGACGACCTGCGCACTTTTGAAGCCGAACCCTTTGTACAGGCACTGTTTGCCGAGCGGGAGCGTTCATGATTCGTTTCGAACAGGTCGGTAAACGCTACGCCAACGGGCATGTCGGCTTGCATGAGCTGAGTTTCCGGGTGCGTCGCGGCGAATTCTTGTTTGTGACCGGCCATTCGGGTGCCGGTAAAAGTACCTTGCTGCGCCTGCTGCTGGCCATGGAACGCCCAACCACCGGCAAATTGCTGCTGGCGGGCCAGGACCTGGCCACCATCAGCAACGCACAGATTCCATTCCTGCGTCGCCAGATCGGCGTGGTGTTCCAGAATCACCAGTTGCTGTTCGATCGCACGGTGTTCAACAACATCGCCTTGCCATTGCAGATTCTCGGGCTGTCCAAGGCCGAAATCATCAAGCGCGTGGATTCGGCCCTGGAGCGCGTCGCGCTCTCGGACAAGACCGACCTGTACCCAGGCGACCTGTCCACCGGCCAGCAACAGCGCGTCGGCATCGCCCGCGCCATCGTCCATCGCCCGGCCTTGCTGCTGGCGGACGAACCCACCGGTAACCTCGACCCGCGCCTGGCCGCCGAAATCATGGGGGTGTTCGAAGACATCAACCGCCTCGGCACCAGCGTGCTGATCGCCAGTCACGACCTGGCGCTGATCGCCCGCATGCGTCACCGCATGTTGACCCTGCAGCGCGGCCGCCTGATTGGCGACGGGGAGGCTGGGGTATGAGTGCTACACGCAGCCCTAAGGTTTCCGAACGCGTCGCGCCGAAAGCGGCCGACCCGCAACCTCAGAAGAAGAAACGCGACGAAGACGACGGCCCGGACTTCGGCACCCTGGTGCACGCCTGGATCGAAAGTCACCGCGCGAGCCTGGTAGACAGCCTGCGTCGCCTGGGCAAACAGCCGATTGGCAGCTTCTTTACCTGCCTGGTCATGGCCGTGGCCTTGAGCCTGCCGATGGGGTTGTCGCTGCTGCTCAATAACGTCGAGCGCCTTGGCGGCTCATGGCAGCGGGCGGCGCAGATTTCGCTGTACCTGAACCTGGATGCCAGCACCAAAGACGGCGAGTCCCTGCGCGACGAGATCAAAGAGCTTCCAGGTGTGGCCGAGGCTGAATACATCAGCCGCGATCAGGCCCTGGAAGAGTTCCAGCAACAGTCCGGCCTGGGTGAGGCGCTCAAGGAGCTGCCGCAAAACCCGCTGCCGGGCGTGGTGCTGGTAACGCCGAATGAGGTGGACAAGACGACCCTGGAAGCCCTGCGACAAAAACTCGCAGAGCTGCCGAAGGTGCAGCAGGCCCAACTTGATCTAGTCTGGGTGGAGCGGTTGGCGGCAATTCTCAAGCTGGGCGACCGGTTTGTGTTCGGCCTGACGGTGTTGCTGGTTTCTGCATTACTTTTGGTGATAGGTAATACCATTCGTCTTCATATTGAAAACCGCCGCACCGAGATAGAAGTGATTAAACTCGTCGGCGGCACGGACAGCTATGTGCGTCGGCCTTTTCTGTACATGGGCGCGCTTTATGGCTTCGGTGCGGGGATTTTGTCCTGGGGCGTACTGGCTTTTGGCCTGAACTGGCTGAACGACGCGGTGGTGGGGCTTGCTGGCCTGTACGGCAGTGATTTTGCCTTGGCCGGCGTGCCGGCAGCCGATGGTCTGTCATTGTTGCTTGGGGCAGTGCTCTTGGGGTATATCGGTGCGTGGATTGCGGTCGCACGGCATTTACGTGAGCTGGCACCGAAGTAGTTAATGTCAGGGTAATGTGGTTTCGTTTGTATTGACCGTATCAGTGGTTTAGGGAACTTGTCCTACGGTTCCCGGTCAATTTTCGCAGTGCTGAACTGCACGAGTTATGTGAGTCGGAGGTTTTTTCGTATGACCACTTCTTTGCAACCTGCTTATGCTCTGGTCCCGGGTGCGAACCTGGAGGCCTATGTGCACACGGTCAACAGCATTCCATTGCTGACGCCCGAGCAGGAGCGTGAACTGGCCGAGAGTCTCTACTATGAGCAGGATTTGGGGGCGGCTCGGCAGATGGTGCTCGCCCACCTGCGTTTTGTCGTACATATCGCCCGTAGCTATTCCGGCTACGGTCTGGCCCAGGCTGACCTGATTCAGGAAGGCAACGTTGGCCTGATGAAAGCTGTAAAGCGCTTCAACCCGGAAATGGGTGTGCGCCTGGTGTCGTTTGCTGTGCACTGGATCAAGGCGGAAATTCACGAATTCATCCTGCGCAACTGGCGCATCGTGAAAGTCGCGACCACCAAGGCCCAGCGCAAACTGTTCTTCAACCTGCGCAGCCAGAAGAAACGCCTGGCCTGGCTGAACAACGAAGAAGTGCATCGCGTGGCCGAAAGCCTTGGCGTAGAGCCACGTGAAGTGCGCGAGATGGAAAGTCGCCTGACCGGCCATGACATGGCCTTCGACCCGGCCGCTGAAGCGGACGACGACAGCGCCTTCCAATCGCCGGCCAACTACCTGGAAGACCACCGGTACGACCCGGCGCGTCAACTGGAAGATGCTGACTGGAGCGACAACTCCAACCACAACCTGCACGAAGCGCTGGAAGTGCTGGACGACCGCAGCCGTGACATCCTCTACCAGCGTTGGCTGGCAGAAGAAAAAGCCACGCTGCACGACCTGGCGCAGAAGTACAACGTGTCGGCTGAGCGGATTCGCCAGCTCGAGAAGAGTGCGATGAACAAGCTGAAACTGTCGATCGCCGCCTAAACGGCAGCGAAGTGACAAAAAAATGCCCCGATCGAGAGATCGGGGCATTTTTGTTTGTGTTCGCACAACTCGAATTCAGCTCGGTCCACTGTGGGAGCTGGCTTGCCTGCGATGAGGGCCCGTCAGCCAACACACCTGCAGGCCGACACACCGCTATCGCAGGCAAGCCAGCTCCTGCAGTTGTTTTGTGGGGTGTCAGTCAGCCCAAGGCGCCTTGCGCGAGTTGTTCAGCTCATTCAGGTAGCTGTCGCCACCCAACTGACTCATCTGCTGCCGAATCCACGCCGCCCGTCGCGCCACATACGATGTTGGATGGCTGGCGCTCCACACCCGTGGGTTAGGCAGCACCGCCGCCAGGTAGCTGGCCTGCTGGCGGGTCAGCGCCTTGGCACTCACCCCAAAATGATGCCGCGCTGCCGCTTCGGCGCCGAACACGCCTTCATCCCATTCCACGCTGTTGAGGTAGACCTCAAGAATTCGCTGCTTGGGCCAGAGAATCTCGATCAGCCCGGTAAACCAGGCTTCCAGGCCCTTGCGGAAATAGCTGCGTCCGGTCCACAAAAACAGGTTCTTCGACACCTGCTGGCTCAAGGTGCTGGCGCCGCGAATCGAACCGCCGCGCTCGTTATGCAGCAACGCCGCCTGGATCGCGTCGAAATCAAAACCCCAATGCTGCGGGAAGCGCTGGTCTTCGCCCGCCATCACCGCCACTTTAAGCTCGTCGGAGATCTGATCCCACGGCACCCAGGTGCGCTGTACGTCAATCGGCTCGCCGTCGACCCAGGATTCGACCTTGCGCTCAACCATCAGCGCAGTTCCCGGTGGCGGCACGAAACGGAACAGCAGCACCAGCAGCACGCTGCCGATGGCAAACCACTTGAGGACTTTGAGAAAACGCTTGAAGAGGAGACGCAGCATAGAGATGGCTTGGCCGAACCCGTTGAGCGGGCCATTATACAGACCCTGCCCACTGAGTCTGACTGGAGTTCCTCATGTTGCGTGGCTTTCTGATGCTGGCTGCCTTTTTCGGTTTCACCGGCGTTGCCCTGGGCGCGTTTGCCGCCCACGGCCTGAAAAACCGCCTGAGCGCCGAGTACCTGGCGATTTTCCACACCGGCGTGACCTACCAACTGGTGCACACCCTGGCGCTGTTCGGCGTGGCATTGCTGGCGGTGCACATTCCCGGTCGACTGGTCACCTGGGCGGGCATCTCGTTCACCATCGGCATCCTGCTGTTCTCCGGCAGCCTGTATGTGCTGACCATGACCGGCATCAGCAAGCTCGGCATCATCACCCCGTTTGGTGGCCTGGCGTTCCTGCTGGGCTGGTTCTTCCTCGGTTTGGCGGCGTGGCGTCTACAGGCTGCCTGACCAAGGGGCTTGGGCCAGCAACGCCAATCACGCTAGAATGCTGGCCCCTAAAAACGATGGCGGCCCGTGGCATGCGCATTCAATTGAACGGCGAATCTTTTGAACTGCCCGACGGTGAAACCGTTTCGGCCCTGCTGACCCGTCTGGATTTGACCGGGCGTCGCGTCGCAGTGGAGCTCAACCAGGATATCGTCCCGCGTAGCCAACACGCCGAGACCGCGCTCACCGAAGGTGACCAGGTCGAAGTGGTCCACGCCATCGGCGGCGGCTAGCCGCCCCGCGCCAAGAGCGCCAACCCGTATTCTGCAGAACCTCACCCCAACTCGAGGATTTCCCATGAGCATCGTTCGTAGCGACAAGCCTTTCGTCCTGGCCGGTCGTACCTTCCAGTCGCGTCTGCTGGTCGGCACCGGCAAGTACCGCGACATGGAAGAAACCCGCCTGGCCATCGAAGCCTCGGGTGCCGAGATCGTTACCTTCGCCGTGCGCCGTACCAACCTCGGCCAGATCGAGGGCGAGCCGAACCTGCTCGAAGTGCTGTCGCCGGATCGCTACACCTTCTTGCCAAACACTGCTGGTTGCTACGACGCCATCGAAGCCGTGCGCACCTGCCGCCTGGCCCGTGAGTTGCTCGACGGCCACAACCTGGTGAAGCTGGAAGTGCTGGCCGACCAGAAAACCCTGTTCCCCAACGTGATCGAAACCCTCAAGGCCGCCGAAACCCTGGTCAAGGAA from Pseudomonas yamanorum harbors:
- a CDS encoding DUF423 domain-containing protein, producing MLRGFLMLAAFFGFTGVALGAFAAHGLKNRLSAEYLAIFHTGVTYQLVHTLALFGVALLAVHIPGRLVTWAGISFTIGILLFSGSLYVLTMTGISKLGIITPFGGLAFLLGWFFLGLAAWRLQAA
- a CDS encoding thiazole synthase, whose amino-acid sequence is MSIVRSDKPFVLAGRTFQSRLLVGTGKYRDMEETRLAIEASGAEIVTFAVRRTNLGQIEGEPNLLEVLSPDRYTFLPNTAGCYDAIEAVRTCRLARELLDGHNLVKLEVLADQKTLFPNVIETLKAAETLVKEGFDVMVYTSDDPIIARQLAEIGCIAVMPLAGLIGSGLGICNPYNLQIILEEAKIPVLVDAGVGTASDATIAMELGCDAVLMNSAIAHAQQPIMMAEAMQHAIVAGRLAYLAGRMPKKLYASASSPLDGLIK
- the thiS gene encoding sulfur carrier protein ThiS — translated: MRIQLNGESFELPDGETVSALLTRLDLTGRRVAVELNQDIVPRSQHAETALTEGDQVEVVHAIGGG
- the mtgA gene encoding monofunctional biosynthetic peptidoglycan transglycosylase; protein product: MLRLLFKRFLKVLKWFAIGSVLLVLLFRFVPPPGTALMVERKVESWVDGEPIDVQRTWVPWDQISDELKVAVMAGEDQRFPQHWGFDFDAIQAALLHNERGGSIRGASTLSQQVSKNLFLWTGRSYFRKGLEAWFTGLIEILWPKQRILEVYLNSVEWDEGVFGAEAAARHHFGVSAKALTRQQASYLAAVLPNPRVWSASHPTSYVARRAAWIRQQMSQLGGDSYLNELNNSRKAPWAD